From the genome of Cytobacillus firmus, one region includes:
- a CDS encoding TIGR00282 family metallophosphoesterase, which translates to MNILFVGDVVGSQGRDMITEYVPKLKEKYRPHITIINGENAAGGKGITEKIYRGFLEAGAQAVTLGNHTWDNREIFEFIDRAKYMVRPANFPSNNPGKGMVFLKFNTEEVAVISLQGRTFMNTSDCPFQKADELIKEARERTPFIFVDFHAEATSEKQAMGWYLDGKVSAVVGTHTHVQTADNRILPGGTAFMSDVGMTGPYDGILGVEKEAVIKRFISGLPVRFEVPKEGRTQLSAAVIELNPKTGLAKKIDRILINDDHPFYS; encoded by the coding sequence ATGAATATATTATTTGTCGGAGATGTGGTGGGATCCCAAGGCCGGGATATGATCACTGAATATGTACCGAAGCTTAAGGAAAAATACCGGCCGCATATCACTATTATTAATGGGGAAAATGCAGCAGGAGGAAAGGGAATTACGGAAAAGATTTATCGGGGATTTCTTGAGGCTGGTGCACAGGCGGTGACACTCGGGAATCATACATGGGATAACCGGGAAATTTTTGAATTTATTGACCGCGCTAAATATATGGTTCGTCCGGCTAATTTTCCTTCTAATAACCCTGGCAAAGGCATGGTTTTTTTGAAGTTTAATACAGAGGAAGTAGCTGTTATCAGCCTTCAGGGCAGAACTTTTATGAATACAAGTGACTGCCCTTTCCAAAAGGCAGATGAATTGATAAAAGAAGCCCGGGAAAGGACTCCATTTATTTTTGTTGATTTTCATGCAGAAGCAACAAGTGAAAAACAGGCCATGGGCTGGTATTTAGATGGAAAAGTATCAGCAGTCGTAGGTACGCACACCCACGTGCAGACAGCCGATAACCGCATTTTGCCTGGGGGGACGGCCTTTATGTCTGATGTGGGGATGACAGGGCCATATGACGGTATCCTTGGTGTGGAAAAAGAAGCAGTGATCAAAAGGTTTATCTCAGGGCTCCCGGTTCGATTTGAGGTTCCGAAAGAAGGCAGGACCCAATTGAGCGCAGCGGTCATTGAACTGAATCCTAAAACAGGATTGGCCAAAAAAATTGACCGGATCCTAATTAATGATGACCATCCTTTTTACTCATAA